One Psychrobacillus glaciei genomic region harbors:
- the hmpA gene encoding NO-inducible flavohemoprotein — MLSQQTIDIVKSTAPILETRGTEITTVFYKDLFAAHPELLNIFNHANQAKGRQQTALANTVYAAAVHIDNLAAIIPAVKQIGQKHVSLGIKPEHYPIVGEHLLGAIKEVLGDAATDDIINAWAEAYGVIANAFIGIEEEMYVSAESKEGGWRFFKDFTVVDKVKESDNITSFYLIPVDGEILPTYEPGQFITIRVSIPGEKYLFNRQYSLSKAADSETFRISVKKEDENNPEGKVSVHLHNNVNIGDTVELTAPAGEFVLDQEKTNPATFLSGGVGITPMISMFETIAKNQPSRPVSFIYSAHNENLHPFDKDIRTLIETMDDAKYVALYSESEDFISKDVLKEYARIDGDVYVCGPVGFMEVMINHLLELGYSTEQIHYEFFGPALQLELMEV, encoded by the coding sequence ATGTTATCTCAACAAACAATTGATATTGTAAAATCTACTGCACCAATTTTAGAAACTAGAGGAACAGAAATTACAACCGTTTTTTATAAAGATCTATTTGCTGCACATCCGGAACTTTTAAATATATTCAACCACGCAAACCAAGCAAAAGGCCGCCAACAAACCGCTTTAGCAAACACTGTATATGCAGCTGCGGTTCACATCGATAACCTTGCAGCTATTATCCCAGCCGTAAAACAAATTGGACAAAAACACGTAAGCTTAGGGATCAAACCTGAACATTATCCAATCGTAGGAGAACATTTACTTGGTGCTATTAAAGAAGTATTAGGCGATGCGGCTACAGACGACATTATTAATGCATGGGCTGAAGCATATGGAGTAATTGCAAATGCGTTTATCGGTATCGAAGAAGAAATGTATGTATCAGCTGAGTCAAAAGAAGGTGGTTGGAGATTCTTTAAAGACTTTACTGTAGTAGATAAAGTAAAAGAAAGTGACAATATTACCTCTTTCTACTTAATACCTGTAGATGGAGAAATATTACCTACTTATGAACCTGGTCAATTCATTACAATTCGCGTTAGTATTCCAGGGGAAAAATATTTATTTAACAGACAATATAGCTTATCGAAAGCAGCTGATTCCGAAACATTTCGCATTTCCGTAAAAAAAGAAGACGAAAATAATCCAGAAGGAAAAGTTTCGGTTCATTTACACAATAATGTAAACATTGGTGATACAGTAGAACTTACTGCTCCAGCTGGGGAATTTGTTTTAGATCAAGAAAAAACAAATCCTGCTACTTTCTTGAGTGGTGGAGTTGGTATTACACCAATGATAAGTATGTTCGAAACAATTGCGAAAAACCAACCAAGTCGCCCTGTATCCTTTATCTATAGTGCCCACAATGAAAACCTTCATCCATTTGATAAAGATATTCGTACTTTAATAGAAACAATGGATGATGCGAAATACGTGGCACTTTACTCTGAAAGTGAAGATTTCATTTCAAAAGACGTATTGAAAGAATACGCACGCATCGATGGCGATGTATACGTTTGTGGACCTGTTGGATTTATGGAAGTAATGATTAATCATCTACTCGAACTTGGTTATTCAACTGAACAAATTCACTATGAATTCTTCGGCCCTGCTCTACAATTAGAATTAATGGAAGTTTAA
- a CDS encoding DsbA family oxidoreductase, giving the protein MKIEVWSDFVCPFCYIGKRRLEEALEQTGFVNQAEIEFKSYQLDPNTPKVSEKSMYEVLAEKYGSTVEAAKDMTTQVAEQAKTVGLEYNFDAMKPANTLDAHRIVKWASEQGKANEVNELMLHAYFIEAKEIGKHEVLLELIESIGLSSEEAVKVLNSDAYLTEVQGDIARAVQIGVRGVPFFVLNDKYAISGAQPTETFVGALNKIAEEEGISPKLQLLGEDANLCIDDTCDI; this is encoded by the coding sequence ATGAAAATTGAAGTATGGTCAGATTTTGTATGTCCTTTTTGTTATATAGGAAAAAGAAGATTAGAAGAAGCGTTGGAGCAAACAGGTTTTGTAAATCAAGCTGAGATTGAATTTAAAAGTTATCAATTAGATCCAAACACCCCGAAAGTTTCAGAGAAGAGTATGTATGAAGTACTTGCTGAAAAATACGGTTCTACAGTGGAAGCTGCAAAAGATATGACTACACAAGTCGCAGAACAGGCTAAAACAGTTGGGCTTGAATATAATTTTGATGCTATGAAACCTGCGAATACGTTGGATGCACATCGAATTGTTAAATGGGCATCTGAGCAAGGGAAAGCGAATGAAGTAAATGAGTTAATGCTGCATGCATATTTTATTGAAGCAAAAGAGATTGGTAAACATGAAGTGCTCCTGGAATTAATCGAGTCAATTGGTTTATCAAGTGAAGAAGCAGTAAAAGTGTTGAATTCGGATGCGTATTTGACAGAAGTTCAAGGGGATATCGCTAGAGCAGTACAAATTGGCGTACGTGGCGTACCATTTTTTGTATTAAATGATAAGTATGCAATTTCTGGTGCTCAACCTACCGAAACATTCGTTGGCGCATTGAATAAAATTGCAGAAGAAGAGGGTATTTCACCGAAACTCCAGCTACTTGGAGAAGATGCTAACCTTTGTATCGATGATACATGTGATATTTGA
- a CDS encoding GNAT family N-acetyltransferase, which translates to MAKLFESKYIPLANFFKQSTNKEITLQYSEIEAVIGQILPNAAYLSSSWWKKTKPPALHYFAWTDNGYSVKSVELGKSVLFHSNVIEKEERLLDENNQQDILIIREAELEDARSFIRLQESIFSETDFMLYGKSDIQMTVQSIRKEMTNWRNTSNSILLFAIMNGQFAGYVLFTGGPAPRALHRASVVIGVKQEFSQKGIASSLMHHGEKWAKEVEISKLELSVIKENTNAQKLYKKLGFEIEGDRKNALIINDHFVDEFYMGKLI; encoded by the coding sequence ATGGCCAAACTTTTTGAGAGCAAATACATACCACTTGCAAACTTTTTTAAACAATCAACTAATAAAGAAATTACATTACAATATAGTGAAATTGAAGCAGTCATTGGGCAAATATTGCCGAACGCTGCGTATTTAAGTAGTAGTTGGTGGAAAAAAACAAAGCCACCTGCATTACATTATTTCGCATGGACAGATAATGGATACTCCGTAAAATCGGTAGAATTAGGGAAATCTGTTCTTTTTCATAGCAACGTTATAGAAAAAGAAGAAAGACTCTTAGATGAAAATAACCAACAGGATATTCTTATCATACGGGAAGCAGAATTAGAAGATGCGCGTTCATTCATTCGCTTACAGGAATCCATTTTCTCTGAAACAGACTTTATGTTGTATGGAAAATCAGACATACAAATGACTGTCCAAAGCATTCGAAAAGAAATGACTAATTGGAGAAATACATCCAATTCTATTTTACTTTTTGCGATCATGAATGGACAATTTGCTGGGTATGTATTATTTACCGGCGGACCAGCTCCACGTGCATTGCATAGAGCATCTGTAGTTATTGGTGTAAAACAGGAATTCTCTCAAAAAGGGATTGCTTCTTCTCTTATGCATCATGGGGAAAAATGGGCAAAAGAGGTGGAAATTTCAAAGCTTGAGCTTTCTGTCATTAAAGAGAATACAAATGCACAAAAGCTTTATAAAAAGCTTGGTTTCGAAATTGAAGGCGACCGAAAAAATGCTTTAATTATTAATGATCACTTTGTCGATGAGTTCTATATGGGTAAATTGATATAA
- a CDS encoding FAD-dependent oxidoreductase, whose amino-acid sequence MTDKILPSESQSYWRASTDFPVFPKLSEDIETDVVIIGAGLTGITAAYMLSTSGQKVMVVEGSRILEGTTGFTTAKVTAQHGPIYQQLITAFGEVSARLYYEANAGAKNFMEKTAKELGILCDFEKVDAFLYADTEDGVDVIKKEMDAYQKLGIEGATLTKETGLPFIVKESLKLENQGQFHPLKYATGLMKKAIENGVQFYEQSRAKSIHSTNLVEMVEGHEIRAKKILVCSHFPFNDEDGLYFTRMYAERSYAVAALAEANYPKGIYINVEKPTRSIRTTMGIDSKRYLLLGGEGHTTGRFQGDMTTNYETLAAFGREQFKIKQYSYRWSAQDLVTLDQLPYVGVMTSGLPDVLVATGYAKWGMTNSTVAARIMADNVLGKENRFADLYNPIRSKMKKEDIKSLAKFNASVAKELVKGKTEKIDVLFKDLELGKGDIVNLDGKKVGAFKDVTGKVYLVKPVCTHLGCDVVFNAAECSWDCPCHGSRYTFTGEVLEGPAYEPLEKIEYAE is encoded by the coding sequence ATGACAGATAAAATACTACCTAGTGAATCCCAGTCCTATTGGCGTGCATCAACAGATTTTCCAGTGTTTCCAAAATTAAGTGAAGACATTGAAACGGATGTCGTAATCATAGGGGCAGGACTTACCGGGATAACTGCGGCTTATATGTTGAGTACAAGTGGACAAAAAGTGATGGTAGTAGAAGGAAGTAGAATATTAGAAGGGACAACTGGTTTTACAACAGCGAAAGTGACGGCGCAGCATGGTCCCATTTATCAACAACTAATCACTGCATTTGGAGAAGTTAGTGCAAGATTATATTATGAGGCAAATGCAGGCGCCAAAAATTTCATGGAAAAAACGGCGAAAGAATTAGGAATCCTCTGTGATTTTGAGAAGGTAGATGCTTTTTTATATGCAGATACAGAAGATGGTGTGGATGTTATAAAAAAAGAAATGGATGCCTATCAAAAGCTTGGAATAGAAGGTGCGACACTCACAAAGGAGACAGGTCTTCCATTCATCGTGAAGGAATCACTTAAGTTAGAAAACCAAGGGCAATTTCACCCACTAAAATATGCGACAGGTCTGATGAAGAAAGCAATCGAAAATGGTGTGCAGTTTTACGAGCAGTCGCGTGCAAAATCCATTCATTCAACGAATCTAGTGGAAATGGTCGAGGGCCATGAAATACGTGCGAAGAAAATACTCGTTTGCAGTCATTTCCCTTTTAATGATGAAGATGGGCTTTATTTTACAAGAATGTATGCCGAAAGATCTTATGCGGTGGCAGCGCTTGCGGAGGCAAATTATCCAAAAGGAATATACATTAATGTAGAAAAGCCAACTAGATCCATCCGGACTACAATGGGGATAGATAGTAAAAGGTATTTATTATTAGGTGGAGAGGGACACACTACTGGAAGATTTCAAGGCGACATGACGACTAACTATGAGACGTTGGCTGCATTTGGTCGAGAACAATTCAAAATAAAACAATATTCCTATCGTTGGTCAGCACAGGATTTAGTGACACTAGATCAGCTGCCTTACGTTGGAGTGATGACATCAGGGCTTCCAGATGTACTAGTTGCAACCGGCTATGCAAAATGGGGAATGACAAATAGTACAGTAGCCGCTAGAATAATGGCTGATAATGTCTTAGGAAAAGAAAATCGTTTTGCAGATCTTTATAATCCGATCCGTTCGAAAATGAAAAAAGAAGATATCAAAAGTTTGGCTAAATTTAACGCAAGCGTTGCAAAAGAACTCGTCAAAGGAAAGACCGAAAAAATTGATGTCCTCTTTAAAGATTTAGAGCTTGGAAAAGGGGATATTGTAAATCTTGATGGCAAAAAAGTAGGTGCATTTAAAGATGTAACAGGTAAAGTGTATTTAGTAAAACCAGTGTGCACACATCTTGGTTGCGATGTCGTATTCAACGCCGCCGAATGTTCGTGGGATTGTCCATGTCACGGATCTAGGTATACGTTTACCGGAGAAGTGTTGGAAGGGCCGGCTTATGAGCCGTTGGAGAAAATAGAATATGCAGAATGA
- the thrB gene encoding homoserine kinase: protein MSKKWTISIPASTANLGPGFDSIGIALDKYLDLDVEVATEWKINHLSDNLPVIQNPDEHLIVQAAQKTAQMHGLTLPACHLNVTSEIPLARGMGSSASAIVAGIEVANQVLDLQLTPHDKLKVATLIEGHPDNAAASIFGGFTISSCAENGEINVFHTANIGAAFVLFIPNFELKTEKARDALPNSYTRKIAAQASATANLLTAALLTQSFEQAGTYMEQDLFHEPYRLDLIPESREIILEAKKAGAFGTCISGAGPTLLSLVQKGTEENFISNLNGKFPNFELTQVGMNITGTIVSIYTEGSAAN from the coding sequence ATGAGTAAAAAGTGGACAATTTCCATACCAGCAAGTACCGCTAATTTAGGGCCCGGTTTTGACTCAATAGGAATTGCGTTGGATAAATATTTAGATCTTGATGTAGAGGTTGCTACGGAGTGGAAAATCAATCATTTATCAGATAATTTACCCGTTATTCAAAATCCTGATGAGCATTTAATTGTCCAAGCTGCTCAAAAAACAGCGCAAATGCATGGGCTTACATTACCTGCTTGCCATTTAAACGTGACAAGTGAAATTCCACTTGCCCGCGGAATGGGGAGTAGTGCATCGGCTATTGTTGCAGGGATAGAAGTTGCTAACCAGGTACTAGATCTTCAGCTTACACCCCATGATAAATTGAAAGTAGCAACTTTAATAGAGGGTCATCCCGATAATGCTGCTGCTTCCATTTTTGGTGGATTTACTATTTCATCCTGTGCAGAAAATGGTGAAATCAACGTGTTTCATACTGCTAATATTGGCGCCGCTTTTGTTTTATTCATACCAAATTTCGAATTAAAAACAGAAAAAGCTAGAGATGCCTTACCGAATAGTTATACTCGTAAGATAGCTGCTCAAGCTAGCGCAACAGCAAACTTGTTAACAGCTGCACTCCTAACTCAGTCATTCGAACAAGCGGGAACGTATATGGAGCAGGATTTGTTTCATGAACCATATCGTCTAGACCTAATTCCTGAAAGCAGAGAAATTATCCTTGAGGCTAAGAAGGCTGGGGCATTTGGAACTTGCATAAGTGGTGCCGGGCCAACCCTTCTCTCCCTTGTTCAAAAAGGGACAGAAGAAAATTTTATCTCTAACTTAAATGGCAAGTTCCCTAACTTCGAACTCACCCAGGTTGGAATGAATATAACAGGAACAATAGTTTCTATCTATACAGAAGGCAGTGCAGCTAACTAA
- a CDS encoding manganese-dependent inorganic pyrophosphatase, which produces MEKVLVFGHKNPDTDTITSAIVYAHLKNATGIEAEAVRLGELNNETKFALEKFGFEAPRLIGNVSTEAKKVILVDHNEKQQSADGIEEVQVTEVIDHHRIANFETAEPLYYRAEPVGCTATILNKIFKEKGVEIPANIAGLMLSAIVSDTLLFKSPTCTEEDVAAARELEKNAGVNVEEYGLAMLKAGADLSDKSLEDLLSQDAKEFGMGDYKVVIAQVNAVDVNDVMDRQGELEELINREIQEKELDLFFFVVTDILNNDSVALALGKVALRAEAAFGVKFENNTALLKGVVSRKKQVVPALTEALV; this is translated from the coding sequence ATGGAAAAAGTATTAGTATTTGGACATAAAAACCCTGACACAGACACGATTACATCTGCAATCGTATACGCACATTTAAAAAATGCAACAGGCATAGAGGCGGAAGCAGTTCGTTTAGGCGAGCTAAACAATGAAACAAAATTCGCTTTAGAAAAATTTGGATTCGAAGCACCAAGACTAATCGGAAATGTTTCGACAGAAGCGAAAAAAGTAATTTTAGTAGATCACAATGAAAAGCAACAAAGCGCAGATGGTATTGAGGAAGTGCAAGTAACGGAAGTAATTGACCATCACCGTATTGCAAACTTTGAAACAGCCGAGCCATTATACTATCGTGCAGAACCAGTTGGATGCACAGCTACTATATTAAATAAAATTTTTAAAGAAAAAGGCGTAGAAATCCCAGCAAATATTGCAGGATTAATGCTTTCAGCAATTGTTTCGGATACTTTACTATTTAAATCACCAACTTGTACAGAAGAGGACGTAGCTGCTGCACGAGAGCTTGAAAAAAACGCAGGGGTAAACGTAGAAGAGTATGGTCTAGCTATGCTAAAAGCAGGAGCAGATTTAAGCGATAAAAGCTTAGAAGACCTTTTATCACAGGACGCAAAAGAATTCGGCATGGGCGATTACAAAGTAGTCATTGCACAAGTAAACGCAGTAGACGTAAACGACGTAATGGATCGCCAAGGAGAACTAGAAGAATTGATAAATCGTGAAATTCAGGAAAAAGAATTGGATCTATTCTTCTTCGTCGTAACAGATATTCTAAACAATGACTCAGTAGCACTAGCACTTGGAAAAGTAGCTCTAAGAGCAGAAGCTGCATTTGGAGTGAAATTCGAAAACAATACTGCTCTATTAAAAGGCGTGGTATCTCGTAAAAAACAAGTAGTGCCAGCATTAACTGAAGCATTAGTGTAA
- a CDS encoding Rrf2 family transcriptional regulator: MRLTMYTDFSLRVLIYLGTKERNELSTIQSISDAYSISKNHLMKVTHELGKLGYIETIRGRGGGIRLALEPTAINIGQVVRQTEDDFHLVECFDCKTNTCVITPACSLKGALHLALKAYLNVLDEYTLADFLHQKSQLANLLFNQQR, from the coding sequence ATGAGATTGACTATGTATACAGATTTCTCGCTTAGAGTGCTAATATACTTGGGAACAAAAGAAAGAAATGAACTTTCGACAATTCAATCTATTTCAGATGCGTATAGTATTTCGAAAAACCATTTGATGAAAGTAACGCATGAATTAGGAAAACTCGGTTACATTGAAACGATTCGAGGAAGAGGTGGCGGTATTCGTTTAGCATTGGAGCCGACAGCTATTAATATAGGACAAGTTGTAAGACAAACAGAAGACGACTTTCACTTAGTAGAATGTTTTGATTGCAAAACGAATACTTGTGTCATTACACCTGCTTGCAGTTTGAAAGGTGCACTCCATTTAGCCTTAAAGGCGTATTTAAATGTGCTAGATGAATATACGCTTGCAGACTTTTTACATCAAAAATCCCAATTAGCAAATTTACTTTTCAATCAGCAGCGATAA
- a CDS encoding DNA-3-methyladenine glycosylase, which translates to MKLIDATFFHQPTLELAKKLLGKYIVHEHNSGLLVGKIVEVEAYMGAEDKAAHSFGNRRTKRTEVMFGEPGLIYTYQMHTHTLINVVAGVEGTPNAILIRAVEPIEGLEQMKEFRNDLPMKQWTNGPGKLTKALGITMEYYGKKWTEKPLYITEGVELPSISTGPRIGIDNSGDAVHYPYRFWETDNPYVSKMR; encoded by the coding sequence TTGAAACTAATTGATGCAACTTTTTTTCATCAGCCAACATTAGAACTTGCAAAAAAATTATTAGGAAAATATATTGTGCATGAGCACAATAGTGGATTACTTGTCGGTAAAATTGTGGAAGTGGAAGCATACATGGGAGCGGAAGATAAAGCGGCGCATAGTTTCGGAAACCGAAGAACAAAGCGCACGGAAGTGATGTTTGGAGAACCTGGTCTTATTTATACGTACCAAATGCATACACATACGCTGATTAACGTAGTGGCTGGAGTGGAAGGAACACCCAATGCCATTTTGATACGAGCAGTAGAACCAATCGAAGGTCTTGAACAAATGAAAGAATTTCGAAATGACCTCCCGATGAAACAATGGACAAACGGCCCTGGCAAATTAACAAAAGCATTAGGAATCACGATGGAATACTACGGAAAAAAGTGGACGGAAAAGCCTTTGTACATAACAGAAGGTGTGGAATTACCTTCAATTTCTACTGGACCTAGAATAGGTATCGATAATAGTGGAGATGCAGTACACTACCCATATCGGTTTTGGGAAACGGACAATCCATATGTATCGAAAATGAGATAG
- a CDS encoding MFS transporter produces the protein MRKKNSLSKNKLLGIAGLAWMFDAMDVGILSFVIAALAADWGLTPVQMGWIGSVNSIGMAVGALVFGVFADKVGRKKIFMLTLLLFSIAGGLSALTTTLVAFLILRFFVGMGLGGELPVASTLVSESVEAKERGRVVVLLESFWAAGWLISALIAYFIIPAYGWRIALVITALPAFYAIYLRIKLPDSPRFTEKKTQSRTIMQNMKEVWSEKYAKRTLMLWIVWFTVVFSYYGMFLWLPSVMVIKGFSLIKSFEYVLIMTLAQLPGYFSAAWLIEKAGRKFVLITYLLGTAASAFVFGSADTTVALIVSGMFLSFFNLGAWGALYAYSPEQYPTVIRATGSGMAASVGRVGGILGPLLVGSLVTAGYEIGWIFGIFCIAIVIGVLAVLFLGTETKQVELD, from the coding sequence ATGCGTAAAAAGAATTCGTTATCAAAGAATAAATTACTAGGAATTGCGGGACTAGCATGGATGTTTGATGCAATGGACGTAGGAATTCTATCTTTCGTTATTGCAGCGCTGGCTGCGGATTGGGGTTTAACTCCAGTGCAAATGGGATGGATCGGAAGCGTGAACTCTATTGGGATGGCAGTTGGCGCATTAGTTTTTGGCGTTTTTGCTGATAAAGTAGGTAGGAAAAAGATTTTTATGTTAACGTTATTGCTGTTTTCTATCGCAGGAGGATTATCCGCGCTGACAACTACATTGGTAGCATTTTTAATATTACGATTCTTCGTGGGAATGGGGCTTGGTGGGGAACTTCCTGTTGCGTCTACGCTAGTTTCTGAAAGTGTGGAAGCGAAAGAAAGAGGCAGAGTCGTTGTATTATTAGAAAGTTTTTGGGCTGCTGGCTGGCTAATATCAGCACTAATTGCTTACTTTATTATTCCAGCTTACGGTTGGAGAATTGCTTTAGTAATTACTGCATTACCAGCATTTTACGCCATCTATTTACGTATTAAATTACCAGATTCTCCTCGCTTTACGGAGAAGAAAACACAATCTAGAACGATTATGCAAAATATGAAAGAAGTATGGTCCGAGAAATATGCGAAACGGACTTTAATGCTCTGGATTGTTTGGTTTACGGTCGTATTTTCTTATTATGGAATGTTCTTGTGGTTACCAAGTGTCATGGTAATAAAAGGTTTCAGTTTGATAAAGAGCTTTGAATACGTATTGATTATGACACTGGCACAGTTACCTGGATACTTCTCAGCAGCATGGTTAATAGAAAAAGCTGGTCGAAAATTTGTATTAATTACGTACTTACTTGGAACTGCAGCGAGTGCATTTGTATTTGGTTCTGCTGATACTACTGTAGCATTAATTGTTTCGGGGATGTTCTTGTCATTCTTTAACCTAGGAGCTTGGGGAGCTTTATATGCTTATTCCCCAGAACAGTATCCAACTGTTATTCGAGCAACAGGTTCTGGAATGGCTGCTTCTGTTGGCCGTGTAGGTGGTATTTTAGGACCTCTATTAGTTGGGTCTCTTGTAACTGCTGGATATGAAATCGGATGGATTTTCGGCATATTCTGTATCGCCATCGTCATTGGCGTATTAGCAGTTCTATTCCTTGGCACTGAGACAAAACAAGTTGAATTAGATTAA
- the thrC gene encoding threonine synthase yields the protein MAWQGLMEEYKEFLPITEKTPKLSLHEGNTPLIKLDNLSKELGIELYGKVEGANPTGSFKDRGMVFAVAKAMEEGSKCVICASTGNTSAAAAAYAARAGIKSVVVIPKGKVALGKLAQACMYGAKIIEIDGNFDDALQIVRKVSETTPVALVNSVNPYRLEGQKTAAFEIVDALGSSPDILCIPVGNAGNISAYWKGFKEYNKVKQSGLPKMYGFEAEGSAAIVQGTPIANPETIATAIRIGNPASWSLAEAARDESGGIIDSVTDEEILHAYQLIASREGLFVEPGSAASLAGVIKSVKNGKIPVGSKVVTIFTGNGLKDPDTAMQVSTVDLVSLKNDEEEIRRYIEGVL from the coding sequence ATGGCTTGGCAAGGTTTAATGGAAGAATATAAAGAATTTTTACCTATAACAGAAAAAACTCCTAAATTATCATTACACGAGGGAAATACGCCTCTTATTAAACTAGATAACTTGTCAAAAGAACTAGGAATAGAACTTTACGGAAAAGTGGAAGGGGCAAACCCTACTGGATCATTTAAAGATCGCGGGATGGTATTTGCTGTAGCTAAAGCAATGGAAGAAGGGAGCAAATGCGTTATTTGTGCTTCTACAGGAAACACTTCCGCTGCCGCAGCTGCTTACGCTGCTCGTGCCGGGATAAAATCCGTCGTAGTGATTCCAAAAGGAAAAGTTGCGCTTGGTAAATTAGCCCAAGCTTGCATGTATGGTGCTAAAATTATTGAGATTGATGGAAACTTTGACGATGCATTACAAATCGTTCGGAAAGTCAGCGAAACAACACCTGTTGCATTAGTAAACTCGGTCAATCCATACCGTCTAGAAGGACAAAAAACAGCTGCCTTTGAAATTGTAGATGCCCTTGGTTCTTCTCCTGATATTTTATGTATTCCGGTTGGTAATGCAGGAAATATAAGTGCCTATTGGAAAGGATTCAAAGAATATAATAAAGTAAAGCAATCTGGTTTACCAAAAATGTACGGGTTTGAAGCAGAAGGTTCAGCGGCAATCGTACAAGGTACACCAATTGCTAATCCAGAAACAATTGCAACAGCGATTCGAATTGGAAATCCTGCGAGTTGGTCATTAGCAGAAGCTGCACGGGATGAATCAGGTGGAATTATTGACTCTGTAACAGATGAGGAGATTCTACATGCTTATCAATTGATTGCTAGTCGTGAAGGTCTGTTTGTAGAACCTGGATCCGCCGCTTCACTTGCTGGGGTTATTAAATCCGTGAAAAACGGAAAAATTCCCGTTGGTAGCAAAGTGGTAACAATCTTTACTGGTAACGGCTTAAAAGATCCAGATACCGCTATGCAAGTTTCTACAGTCGATTTAGTATCTTTAAAAAATGATGAGGAAGAAATTCGTCGATATATCGAGGGCGTTTTATGA
- a CDS encoding DNA topology modulation protein: protein MGELKHKRILIIGSSGAGKSTLSTKLAEKWQLPLIHLDALFWNAGWVPTPKPEFREKIQEKLKEDEWIIDGNFDSTLELRAKYADLIIFLDFPKLLCTYRVLKRAWTYRGTTRSDMAPGCEEKIDIAFAKWVWRFPRDARPGIVEILREVKSDICILRSPKEVKGFLESLTSVK, encoded by the coding sequence TTGGGAGAATTAAAACATAAAAGAATCCTAATCATAGGCTCGAGTGGTGCAGGGAAATCGACATTATCAACAAAGCTGGCAGAAAAGTGGCAATTACCGTTAATCCATTTAGACGCACTCTTTTGGAACGCTGGATGGGTTCCAACTCCAAAGCCAGAATTTAGAGAAAAAATTCAAGAGAAATTAAAAGAGGATGAATGGATTATTGATGGTAATTTTGATTCTACTTTAGAGTTAAGAGCCAAGTATGCGGATTTAATTATCTTCTTAGATTTCCCAAAACTTCTATGTACGTATAGAGTTTTGAAGAGAGCATGGACTTACAGAGGAACTACCCGCTCTGATATGGCTCCTGGCTGTGAGGAAAAAATAGATATAGCATTTGCGAAGTGGGTTTGGCGTTTTCCGAGAGACGCTCGTCCAGGAATAGTAGAGATTTTAAGGGAAGTCAAATCAGATATATGTATATTACGAAGCCCAAAGGAAGTAAAAGGTTTTTTAGAGAGTTTAACAAGTGTAAAGTAG
- a CDS encoding DUF2500 domain-containing protein — protein sequence MDNFGFIFGGIPIFFGLFFIFIVGLIIFAIVKGLTEWNNNNSSPKLSVPAQVVTKRSKTSGGAGDTAASTSYYVTYQFESGDRTEFRLSGHEYGMLAEEDLGVLTFQGTRFHSFERRT from the coding sequence GTGGATAATTTCGGATTTATCTTTGGGGGTATCCCTATATTTTTCGGATTATTTTTTATTTTCATAGTTGGACTTATTATCTTCGCAATTGTAAAGGGATTAACTGAATGGAATAACAACAATAGTTCTCCTAAGCTTTCTGTACCCGCACAAGTTGTAACAAAGCGTTCGAAAACTAGTGGCGGAGCTGGAGATACTGCTGCATCTACTTCCTATTACGTAACATATCAATTTGAAAGTGGCGACCGCACGGAATTTAGACTAAGTGGACATGAATACGGAATGCTTGCAGAGGAAGACCTTGGAGTTTTAACTTTCCAAGGTACTAGATTTCATTCATTTGAAAGAAGAACATAA